One segment of Meriones unguiculatus strain TT.TT164.6M chromosome X, Bangor_MerUng_6.1, whole genome shotgun sequence DNA contains the following:
- the LOC132649947 gene encoding cancer/testis antigen 55-like: protein MLNLLRRIFAFFQRNNNSEAPEEQPQGNPKVHSLQGVVTNLFTNYGWINKSIFFHTDVVCDNVPLKIGVNVIALVEEDETTQVLNALKVKIMNNPVDSKDPSNLSKRFCIKYVTHIMQDKIYINKDISFPIHLFSGAFRPFNGDLVLVGYSMIPGTSDINIQSVSPLSSQNMQRACITRLDGRTGVVEPCMFFSLDSLHTLPGYTPALYDIVNVIAVDSIQLHYSWRVVSMIPVDMFY, encoded by the exons ATGCTAAATCTTCTACGGAGGATATTTGCATTCTTTCAAAGGAATAACAATTCTGAAGCACCCGAAGAACAGCCTCAAG GCAACCCAAAGGTGCACTCTCTTCAGGGAGTCGTGACCAACTTGTTTACCAATTATGGATGGATTAACAAATCTATATTCTTCCACACTGATGTAGTCTGTGATAATGTGCCTCTGAAAATCGGAGTAAATGTCATCGCTCTTGTGGAAGAAGATGAAACAACTCAGGTCCTGAATGCCCTCAAG GTGAAGATTATGAACAATCCAGTTGACTCTAAGGATCCATCAAACCTCAGCAAGAGATTTTGTATTAAATATGTCACTCACATAATGCAGGATAAAATCTACATTAACAAGGATATTTCATTTCCAATACACCTGTTTTCTGGAG CATTCAGGCCTTTCAACGGAGATTTGGTGTTGGTGGGGTATTCCATGATCCCAGGAACTTCAGATATCAACATTCAATCTGTGAGCCCACTTAGCTCTCAGAATATGCAAAGG GCCTGTATTACCAGACTGGATGGAAGAACTGGAGTCGTGGAACCTTGTATGTTTTTTAGTCTGGATTCTCTCCATACTCTTCCTGGTTATACACCTGCGCTATATGACATAGTTAACGTGATTGCAGTAGACAGCATTCAACTACATTATTCTTGGCGAGTGGTATCTATGATTCCTGTTGACATGTTTTATTAA